A stretch of Clostridium formicaceticum DNA encodes these proteins:
- a CDS encoding Asp23/Gls24 family envelope stress response protein, which produces MRVVVLVGPSGTGKSYQAVHLSKTKKINYIIDDGLLIKGNKVVAGYSAKREKSKMAAVKRALFLAEIHREEVKKALNKEKPEGILVLGTSEKMVNAIVEALELGEITEKVFIQDIVTEEEIKLAKKIRKKEGKHVIPVPTFEIKKDFSGYFLNPLRVLKKLGKGDYQELEEKSVVRPTFSYMGKYTISDRVIRDLIFYTANKIIGVYKVENVDIVNTHGGLIIELEVKILYGNPIRPLMERLQEQVKHEVEEMTSFNIIAVDVAVKSLVIS; this is translated from the coding sequence ATGAGGGTAGTTGTGTTGGTGGGACCTAGTGGTACTGGTAAGAGTTACCAGGCAGTTCATCTGTCAAAGACTAAAAAAATTAACTATATTATTGATGATGGTCTGCTGATCAAAGGGAATAAAGTGGTGGCAGGCTATTCTGCTAAAAGAGAAAAGTCAAAAATGGCTGCTGTAAAAAGAGCCTTATTTCTAGCTGAAATTCATCGTGAAGAAGTGAAAAAGGCATTGAACAAAGAAAAACCTGAAGGAATTTTGGTTTTAGGTACTTCAGAAAAAATGGTGAATGCCATCGTAGAAGCTTTGGAGCTTGGAGAGATTACAGAAAAAGTTTTTATACAGGATATTGTTACAGAAGAAGAAATTAAGTTAGCTAAAAAAATTAGAAAAAAAGAAGGAAAACACGTTATTCCCGTGCCTACTTTTGAAATAAAAAAAGATTTTTCTGGATATTTTTTAAACCCATTAAGGGTTTTGAAAAAGCTAGGAAAGGGAGATTATCAGGAGCTAGAGGAAAAATCTGTTGTAAGGCCCACCTTTAGTTATATGGGTAAATACACGATTTCCGACAGAGTTATTAGGGATCTTATATTTTACACTGCCAACAAGATCATTGGTGTTTATAAGGTGGAGAATGTAGATATTGTTAATACCCACGGAGGATTAATTATTGAGTTGGAAGTTAAAATTCTTTATGGTAATCCAATTAGACCTTTGATGGAAAGATTGCAGGAACAAGTAAAGCATGAGGTGGAAGAAATGACTTCTTTCAATATCATAGCGGTTGATGTAGCTGTAAAAAGTTTAGTAATATCCTAG